The candidate division WOR-3 bacterium genome window below encodes:
- a CDS encoding glycerate kinase, with translation MMERPLTRDRSDIIELFLAGVDAVDPYEITRRSISITKELLTITDHLRNQECYDLTRFKRILIAGFGKAALPMAQAIEQILLDRITKGVVITPYGIGSKLKRIDVTEAGHPIPDTRGINGAQRITEMMGDTTKDDLVILLVSGGGSALFTLPAAGITIDDLRKMNETLLRSGANIDEINTIRKHLSLVKGGQLARFVHPAKTAALIISDVIGDPPHAIASGPAAPDPSTFCAACDILRKYRLLQTTPPNILTRLEGGCRGEIPETPKPGDPLFRNKRNFIIGNNITALQAIAKLARQKGYEPFILSSRISGDTRYVAKVFAAMIEDFKRIPITVPICIISGGEMTTMVQGTDIGGRNQDFCLSLVPLIKGFRDVQVLSAGTDGIDGNTDAAGAIVDSHTYERTRAMRLDIEQSLANYDAHTFLQATGCLLITGSTKTNVMDIQIVLLH, from the coding sequence ATGATGGAAAGACCATTGACCAGAGACCGCTCGGATATAATAGAACTCTTTCTTGCCGGAGTCGATGCTGTAGACCCGTACGAAATTACGCGACGGAGCATCAGCATAACCAAAGAATTGCTCACGATTACAGATCATCTGCGTAACCAGGAATGTTATGATCTTACAAGATTCAAACGCATCCTGATCGCAGGGTTTGGCAAAGCAGCCCTGCCCATGGCCCAGGCCATCGAACAAATTTTGCTGGATCGGATTACCAAAGGTGTAGTCATAACTCCCTATGGAATTGGTTCGAAACTGAAGCGGATAGATGTCACCGAAGCAGGGCATCCCATACCAGACACCAGAGGCATAAACGGAGCGCAGCGAATTACGGAGATGATGGGAGATACGACAAAAGACGACCTTGTTATTCTGCTCGTGTCGGGCGGCGGCTCGGCTCTCTTCACCTTACCCGCCGCGGGGATAACCATAGATGATCTCAGAAAAATGAATGAAACTCTTCTTAGAAGCGGTGCGAACATCGATGAAATTAACACAATACGCAAACACCTGTCGCTTGTTAAAGGCGGACAGCTGGCAAGATTTGTCCATCCTGCAAAAACAGCCGCACTGATCATTTCCGATGTGATTGGAGATCCACCGCACGCGATTGCCTCTGGTCCGGCAGCACCAGATCCTTCAACGTTCTGCGCAGCATGTGATATCCTCCGCAAATACCGGCTCTTACAAACTACACCGCCGAATATACTCACCCGTCTTGAAGGGGGCTGCCGCGGCGAAATACCCGAAACACCAAAACCTGGCGACCCACTTTTCCGGAACAAAAGAAATTTCATCATCGGGAACAATATCACAGCACTGCAGGCGATCGCAAAGCTGGCCAGACAGAAAGGCTATGAACCTTTTATCCTTTCTTCTCGGATCAGCGGTGATACACGATATGTGGCAAAGGTTTTCGCCGCAATGATCGAAGACTTCAAAAGAATCCCTATCACCGTACCTATATGTATCATCTCGGGAGGTGAGATGACTACAATGGTACAGGGTACTGATATTGGCGGTCGAAACCAGGATTTTTGTCTATCTCTAGTTCCTCTCATCAAAGGATTCAGAGATGTTCAGGTACTCAGCGCGGGCACCGACGGTATCGATGGCAACACCGATGCGGCCGGTGCCATAGTTGACAGTCATACATATGAACGCACCAGAGCGATGAGACTTGATATCGAACAATCGCTTGCCAACTACGATGCGCACACATTCTTACAAGCAACGGGTTGCCTTTTGATAACAGGATCGACAAAAACAAATGTCATGGATATTCAAATCGTGCTGCTGCACTGA
- a CDS encoding radical SAM protein: protein MKIPKVLNGKKVIWEKDDYGVDGLPRNSMQEFDLRWVDEFIRKIKPYVYVREIDRLLILIPNQAYGLNETGVMIMKHLLGGHTTDALLQKLGDDPFKRRDVHHFFCDLRAIVSGCLRDNERRIAIDYHEFTGDINRYPVLSEIAVTYRCNLNCEFCYVGDHPQRELNTNDLKKIIFKIYREAMIPSVSFTGGEPLLREDIVSLVSYASQLGVWTNIITNGTLLDRDVVVALKKAGLSSVQVSIEGSNSDVHDYITGKRGAFDSTISGIRLLKEVGIPVHTNTTLSKNNIAHALEIVNLARRLRLSRLSMNLLIPCGRAAGKKEIWMSYSKIGDHILRVKRYAEEHNIKFLWYSPVPLCIFNPIAHGLGNKACAAITGLLSIDPAGNIIPCSSWREPVGSLLRHSFSDLWQSEKLHCYKHMEYAPDECRRCAHFNECKGACPLYWQAVGKGEIIGRP from the coding sequence ATGAAAATACCTAAAGTCCTAAATGGAAAGAAAGTCATCTGGGAAAAAGATGATTATGGGGTGGATGGTCTGCCTCGTAACTCTATGCAGGAGTTTGACTTGCGCTGGGTTGATGAGTTTATCCGAAAGATCAAACCATATGTTTACGTGCGTGAGATCGACCGGCTCTTGATCCTCATTCCCAATCAGGCATACGGGTTGAACGAAACGGGTGTAATGATAATGAAACATCTACTTGGTGGCCACACCACTGACGCACTTCTGCAAAAACTGGGCGATGACCCGTTCAAACGCAGAGATGTGCATCATTTTTTCTGTGATCTCAGGGCGATAGTGAGTGGTTGTTTGCGAGATAATGAACGGCGTATTGCCATTGACTATCATGAGTTCACTGGTGACATCAATAGATATCCGGTCCTTTCAGAAATCGCGGTGACCTACCGGTGCAATCTTAATTGTGAATTCTGTTATGTGGGCGATCATCCGCAGAGGGAGTTGAACACCAATGATTTGAAGAAAATCATTTTCAAAATCTACCGTGAAGCAATGATCCCGTCAGTGAGCTTCACGGGCGGTGAACCATTACTGCGTGAGGATATTGTGTCATTGGTATCATACGCCTCGCAGCTCGGAGTTTGGACGAACATCATTACCAACGGTACGCTGCTTGATAGGGATGTTGTGGTTGCGCTCAAGAAGGCTGGATTGTCGAGCGTTCAAGTCAGTATTGAGGGGTCCAATTCGGACGTACATGATTATATAACCGGCAAGAGGGGTGCCTTCGATTCTACAATTTCAGGCATCAGATTACTTAAAGAGGTCGGAATTCCGGTCCATACAAATACTACGCTATCGAAGAACAACATCGCACATGCGCTTGAGATAGTCAACCTCGCCAGGCGTCTGCGACTGAGCAGGCTGTCAATGAATCTGTTGATCCCTTGCGGCCGTGCTGCCGGTAAAAAGGAAATCTGGATGTCCTATTCGAAAATAGGTGATCATATTCTCCGGGTGAAGCGTTATGCCGAGGAACACAATATAAAATTCCTCTGGTATTCACCAGTGCCGTTGTGCATCTTCAATCCTATTGCGCACGGTCTGGGTAATAAGGCATGTGCGGCGATAACCGGATTGCTTAGTATCGACCCGGCGGGCAATATCATCCCTTGCTCGTCGTGGCGTGAACCGGTGGGCTCGTTGCTGCGCCATAGTTTCAGTGATCTATGGCAGTCGGAGAAACTCCACTGCTACAAGCACATGGAATACGCCCCGGATGAGTGCCGTCGATGCGCGCATTTTAATGAATGTAAGGGGGCGTGTCCTTTGTACTGGCAGGCCGTTGGGAAAGGGGAGATAATTGGGCGACCCTAA
- the alr gene encoding alanine racemase, with the protein MNACGGRVWAEISLDRLTNNYRIVRKSTGRARIMAAIKADAYGHGAIEVARVLESEGIYMFGVAGVEEGIELRDAGIKTKILILSPILYDQIDTVLDHDIIPTVSELGFFKVLDEKLKERRTPGLVHVEVDTGMTRTGFPVDEAENALAIIHASPRVKIDGIFSHFPLADADGAFTQEQLDRFNDLVGAMKPRGIDVGSVHIANSSGIFKWPQSHYDLVRPGIALYGLRSSPNIAYEGDFSPVMKLKSRVVNVRVVETGTPISYGHTYRTKRRSTIATVSVGYGDGYPRLLSNKGEVLIRSKRASIVGTVCMDLIMVDVTDLPGVVVGDIVTLFGEDGDQEITVEECAAKAETIVYEITSGIGPRVARVFKMNDQVVKIRTLLGRWGNGGC; encoded by the coding sequence ATGAACGCGTGTGGAGGACGAGTCTGGGCAGAAATTTCGCTTGATCGGCTCACAAACAACTATAGAATTGTAAGAAAATCAACGGGTAGAGCAAGGATAATGGCTGCCATAAAGGCTGATGCTTACGGCCACGGTGCGATCGAGGTTGCGCGTGTGCTTGAATCAGAAGGCATATATATGTTCGGTGTGGCCGGTGTCGAAGAAGGGATTGAACTGAGGGATGCTGGAATAAAGACAAAAATACTCATTTTGAGCCCCATTCTGTACGACCAGATCGATACGGTTTTGGATCATGACATTATCCCAACGGTTTCAGAACTCGGTTTCTTCAAAGTTCTCGATGAGAAATTGAAGGAACGTAGGACTCCGGGGCTTGTGCATGTGGAGGTTGATACCGGTATGACCAGAACTGGATTTCCTGTCGATGAGGCGGAAAATGCTCTGGCAATTATCCATGCTTCTCCCCGGGTCAAAATAGATGGCATATTCTCACACTTCCCTCTTGCCGACGCGGATGGCGCCTTCACCCAGGAGCAGCTCGACCGGTTCAATGACCTCGTAGGCGCAATGAAACCCCGTGGCATTGATGTTGGTTCGGTCCATATCGCCAATTCTTCAGGTATTTTCAAATGGCCTCAATCTCACTACGATCTCGTTCGTCCAGGGATTGCCTTGTATGGTTTGAGGTCTTCTCCCAATATTGCGTATGAGGGTGACTTCAGCCCCGTGATGAAACTGAAATCACGAGTCGTGAATGTTCGTGTTGTTGAAACTGGCACGCCGATCAGTTACGGGCACACGTACAGAACAAAGCGGCGAAGTACAATTGCCACGGTGAGTGTTGGCTACGGTGATGGGTACCCGCGTCTTCTTTCAAACAAGGGTGAGGTTCTTATCCGTTCAAAGAGAGCATCGATTGTCGGTACCGTTTGTATGGATCTGATAATGGTAGATGTAACCGATCTACCAGGTGTCGTAGTCGGTGACATCGTGACTCTGTTCGGCGAAGACGGGGATCAAGAGATTACGGTGGAGGAATGCGCGGCAAAAGCAGAAACGATCGTGTACGAAATAACCTCTGGTATCGGGCCAAGGGTTGCGAGGGTGTTCAAAATGAACGATCAGGTGGTCAAGATCAGAACACTTCTTGGAAGGTGGGGGAATGGTGGATGTTAA
- a CDS encoding cyclic nucleotide-binding domain-containing protein produces the protein MPTRVGGQVKEKDVLSQVYLFRELTPGEMERVLSISKEKKVKKNEFIFREGDIGDAFYLIVTGSVRISTLVPGVGEEALTILREGEYFGEMALIDDAPRSASAIANDDTMLLCIGKDDFRKLLERQTDIAYKLLWVFTKTLSARLRKTDEQLKSIFSIAKTF, from the coding sequence ATGCCGACTCGCGTCGGAGGCCAGGTAAAAGAGAAAGATGTACTGAGTCAAGTATATCTGTTCCGTGAATTAACTCCTGGTGAGATGGAAAGGGTGCTGTCGATCTCTAAAGAGAAAAAGGTTAAGAAAAATGAGTTCATCTTCAGAGAGGGGGACATCGGGGATGCCTTCTATCTCATCGTGACTGGTAGCGTACGGATATCGACGCTGGTCCCGGGTGTAGGTGAAGAGGCGCTGACTATACTCAGAGAAGGTGAATATTTCGGTGAGATGGCGCTCATTGATGATGCGCCGCGTTCGGCATCGGCAATTGCCAACGACGATACTATGCTTCTATGTATAGGCAAAGATGATTTCCGGAAATTGCTAGAACGCCAGACCGATATCGCTTACAAGCTGCTCTGGGTTTTCACGAAGACACTCTCGGCACGTTTGAGAAAGACTGATGAGCAACTGAAGAGCATCTTTTCCATAGCCAAGACTTTTTAA
- a CDS encoding radical SAM protein has product MKHAGCRPRALLINPWVYDFKAFDFWNKPLGLLIVARLLRKSGFDITLIDCMDRSSPYYSTGTKTDRFGRGKYHFEVVDKPALYRKVPRLYKRYGLPLCIFTDTIERIERPDIIFVSSTMTYWYPGAFEAIRTLREKFKGAKIILGGIYATLCEAHALKYSGADIVVTGMAEANLPNLLRKLGYSQNNDNNALGIIPDFSLYDKLNYGVVLTSRGCPFKCTYCATRVLCPVFAVTPNTEILEQLSRFAGKTNDIAFFDDALLYNKSFPELLKKIIEKKYDLNLHASNGLHCRYITQDIAGLMSKANFQTIYLSLETTNPAVQQQTGGKVNTEEFMNSVRILTRAGFAPAQIQTYVLYGMPDQGHEEVIDSIKLCHDLGVNPHLCEFSPIPYTAEYEKTGFDENTDPLYHNNLFYTWYYPKPRIALYKKIKRLLTKNKT; this is encoded by the coding sequence ATGAAACACGCAGGGTGCCGACCCAGGGCATTGTTGATCAATCCTTGGGTTTATGACTTCAAGGCATTTGATTTCTGGAACAAACCTCTCGGCCTTCTGATCGTCGCCCGATTGCTCCGGAAATCCGGTTTCGACATCACACTGATAGATTGCATGGACCGCAGCAGCCCGTATTACAGCACGGGCACAAAAACTGACCGGTTCGGACGCGGCAAATACCATTTTGAGGTGGTCGATAAACCTGCATTATACCGGAAAGTTCCCCGTCTTTACAAAAGATATGGCCTGCCTCTTTGTATCTTTACGGACACAATCGAGCGAATAGAAAGACCCGATATCATTTTTGTCTCTTCGACTATGACCTACTGGTATCCTGGTGCGTTCGAGGCAATAAGAACCCTCAGAGAAAAGTTCAAAGGAGCGAAAATTATTCTTGGTGGTATTTACGCCACCCTCTGTGAAGCCCATGCCCTGAAGTATTCCGGAGCGGACATAGTAGTCACCGGTATGGCAGAAGCGAATTTGCCCAATCTGCTCCGGAAACTCGGGTACTCTCAAAACAACGATAACAACGCATTAGGAATAATACCGGATTTCTCGCTGTATGATAAGCTCAACTATGGGGTCGTTCTGACTTCACGTGGATGCCCATTCAAATGTACATATTGTGCAACCCGAGTATTGTGCCCCGTGTTCGCTGTGACACCGAATACCGAAATTCTCGAGCAACTTTCTCGTTTTGCAGGAAAAACAAATGACATCGCCTTTTTCGACGATGCATTGCTGTACAACAAATCATTTCCGGAACTGCTCAAGAAGATCATCGAGAAGAAATACGACCTCAACCTCCACGCATCGAACGGTCTGCACTGCAGATACATCACGCAGGATATCGCCGGGCTAATGTCCAAGGCGAATTTCCAGACCATTTATCTCAGCCTGGAGACGACCAATCCCGCTGTTCAACAACAGACCGGCGGCAAGGTGAACACCGAAGAATTCATGAATTCTGTCCGAATACTGACGAGGGCAGGTTTTGCGCCGGCTCAAATACAAACCTATGTGCTTTACGGTATGCCCGACCAGGGTCATGAAGAAGTCATCGATTCCATCAAATTATGTCATGACCTCGGGGTTAATCCTCATCTCTGTGAATTCTCACCCATCCCGTATACTGCCGAATACGAAAAAACCGGATTTGATGAGAACACCGACCCTCTCTATCACAACAATCTGTTCTACACCTGGTATTATCCCAAACCACGAATTGCCCTGTATAAAAAGATCAAACGCCTGCTCACGAAAAACAAAACCTAA
- a CDS encoding adenylosuccinate synthase: protein MNLAIVGLQWGDEGKGKIVDYLARSFDINARFQGGSNAGHTVRYEGEKVIFHQVPCGVLNRNTTGVIGGGCVLDPKILLEEIGNLTKYDPAIRERIKISKFCHLIMPYHILIDEIREGTKQAIGTTKKGIGVAYEDKYGRTGLRVGDLYNIESFEKKLCLNISRKNLVLMDVYHAEPLSDSEIFDLYMKYADELKPMVADDTRIVSQAMNAGKNVLFEGAQGAMLDVDYGTYPYVTSSHTVASSVGIGLGIPPYSVESVVGVAKAYTTRVGQGPFPTEDSGELGSLLRESGAEFGSTTGRPRRCGPFDAAVVRYAARISGVKEMILTKLDVLAGFDKIRVAIGYENSDELDPFATELLVPRYIEVPGFKEDISGVRSPDDLPSNVLNYIHVIEENTGIRVSHISLGPERDAIVEM, encoded by the coding sequence ATGAACCTTGCGATAGTGGGTCTTCAATGGGGAGATGAAGGTAAAGGTAAGATCGTAGATTATCTTGCCCGGAGTTTCGATATCAATGCCCGTTTTCAGGGCGGCTCTAATGCCGGTCATACGGTGCGTTATGAAGGAGAGAAGGTGATATTTCACCAGGTTCCCTGCGGCGTGTTGAATAGAAACACCACAGGTGTTATTGGCGGAGGGTGCGTGCTTGACCCCAAAATTCTCCTCGAAGAAATAGGCAATCTCACCAAATACGATCCCGCGATCAGAGAGCGTATTAAGATATCGAAATTCTGTCATCTTATTATGCCTTATCACATCTTGATCGATGAAATACGGGAAGGGACGAAACAAGCCATCGGTACAACGAAGAAAGGGATTGGCGTTGCGTATGAAGACAAATATGGTCGGACCGGGCTGCGAGTAGGCGACCTGTACAATATTGAATCTTTTGAGAAGAAATTATGCCTTAATATTTCAAGGAAGAATTTAGTGTTGATGGATGTTTATCATGCCGAACCTCTTTCCGATAGCGAAATTTTCGATCTTTATATGAAATACGCAGACGAGTTAAAACCGATGGTTGCGGATGATACGAGAATAGTAAGCCAGGCGATGAACGCTGGAAAGAATGTTTTGTTTGAAGGCGCACAGGGTGCTATGCTTGATGTAGATTATGGTACTTATCCGTATGTGACATCATCACATACTGTGGCGAGTAGTGTGGGTATTGGCCTTGGTATTCCTCCTTACAGTGTGGAGAGTGTTGTGGGAGTGGCTAAAGCATATACGACCAGAGTGGGTCAGGGACCGTTCCCCACTGAAGACAGCGGAGAGTTAGGTAGCCTGCTTCGTGAATCAGGCGCCGAATTCGGCTCGACAACTGGCAGACCGAGACGGTGTGGCCCTTTTGATGCTGCGGTCGTCAGATATGCTGCACGTATCAGCGGCGTAAAGGAGATGATCCTGACGAAGTTGGATGTTTTGGCCGGTTTCGATAAGATAAGAGTCGCCATAGGGTACGAGAACAGTGATGAATTGGATCCCTTCGCTACCGAACTTTTGGTGCCAAGGTATATTGAAGTACCGGGCTTCAAAGAGGACATTTCAGGTGTACGTTCACCTGATGATCTGCCGTCTAATGTTCTGAATTATATACATGTGATTGAAGAAAACACTGGCATAAGAGTGAGCCATATATCATTAGGTCCTGAGCGTGATGCTATTGTAGAGATGTGA
- a CDS encoding LysM peptidoglycan-binding domain-containing protein, producing MKKLLILLVFVSVFAQEGTHTVKDGDTLWDIAGFYYQNPFLWPYIWRANLTKIADPHWIYPEQLFVIPPSPEEAISEVPEEVPVYVPEEEVTILPKEEPMTEVFSVIEPERRVFSEEMIHRAGFILDQDMPYWGKIVGTEQTYEKAISAYRIVYIDRADNVNVGDELTIYRPGKEISHPKTGKRLGKEIIVLGKAVVEEIGDEGSRCKVMASYDIIKKGDFVTPYEPILAPEKVELIPTEKDIEGYVVEVKTSQKLTPPHVFAYIDQGEIAGIAVGDVFDVYQERVVAGKKMPDFDIGKIQVVSVFSEASIGLILTKRELHAIRRGEKCRLASEAR from the coding sequence ATGAAAAAATTGTTGATACTGCTGGTATTCGTCTCGGTGTTTGCACAGGAAGGAACTCATACGGTCAAAGATGGTGATACACTCTGGGACATAGCGGGTTTCTATTATCAAAATCCTTTTCTGTGGCCATATATCTGGCGTGCGAATTTGACGAAGATTGCCGACCCGCACTGGATCTATCCAGAGCAGCTTTTTGTCATACCGCCTTCGCCTGAAGAGGCAATATCAGAAGTGCCTGAGGAAGTACCGGTTTATGTGCCTGAGGAGGAAGTGACAATACTGCCGAAGGAGGAACCGATGACCGAAGTCTTTTCGGTTATTGAGCCGGAAAGAAGGGTGTTCAGTGAGGAAATGATCCATCGTGCCGGCTTCATACTCGATCAGGATATGCCTTATTGGGGCAAAATTGTTGGTACCGAGCAGACTTACGAAAAGGCGATTTCTGCGTATAGAATTGTCTACATCGATCGTGCTGACAATGTGAATGTTGGCGATGAACTAACGATCTATCGTCCGGGCAAGGAAATATCGCATCCGAAGACGGGTAAGAGATTAGGAAAGGAAATCATAGTATTGGGCAAAGCTGTTGTAGAAGAAATTGGAGATGAAGGCTCAAGATGTAAGGTCATGGCCTCCTACGACATCATCAAGAAAGGCGACTTTGTTACTCCGTATGAACCTATCCTGGCGCCGGAGAAGGTTGAATTGATACCGACGGAAAAGGATATCGAGGGTTATGTCGTGGAAGTCAAGACCAGTCAAAAATTGACGCCACCTCATGTTTTTGCGTATATCGATCAGGGAGAAATTGCTGGTATTGCTGTGGGTGATGTCTTTGATGTCTACCAGGAGCGAGTGGTTGCTGGGAAAAAGATGCCGGATTTCGATATTGGTAAAATACAGGTAGTTAGTGTATTCAGCGAGGCTTCAATCGGATTGATACTGACAAAAAGGGAGCTTCATGCGATAAGAAGAGGAGAAAAATGCCGACTCGCGTCGGAGGCCAGGTAA